A part of Microbacterium terregens genomic DNA contains:
- a CDS encoding HIT domain-containing protein, producing MAGVPDEFQRLWTPHRMAYIQAGPQPLRDACPFCAAPKMSDEDALIVARGETAYVLLNLYPYNSGHLLVCPYRHISQYDEATPEEVAEIGALTQRGMQVLRKVSRCDGFNIGMNQGHVAGAGIDGHLHQHIVPRWTADANFFPIIAKTKALPQLLGDVRRVVADAWYD from the coding sequence CTGGCCGGCGTGCCGGATGAGTTCCAGCGGCTGTGGACTCCCCACCGGATGGCGTATATCCAGGCGGGCCCGCAGCCGCTCCGCGACGCCTGCCCGTTCTGCGCCGCCCCGAAGATGTCGGACGAGGACGCACTGATCGTCGCGCGCGGTGAAACCGCCTACGTGCTGCTGAACCTCTACCCGTACAACTCCGGGCACCTGCTGGTGTGCCCGTATCGGCACATCTCCCAGTACGACGAGGCCACGCCGGAAGAGGTCGCCGAGATCGGTGCCCTCACGCAACGGGGAATGCAGGTGCTGCGCAAGGTCTCGCGGTGCGACGGATTCAACATCGGGATGAACCAGGGGCACGTGGCCGGTGCCGGGATCGATGGTCATCTGCACCAGCACATCGTGCCGCGCTGGACGGCCGATGCGAACTTCTTCCCGATCATCGCCAAGACCAAAGCCCTGCCGCAGCTCCTGGGCGACGTTCGCCGTGTCGTGGCCGACGCCTGGTACGACTGA
- the thrS gene encoding threonine--tRNA ligase, which yields MTDATLSPDVNYPADGFALFPDRSVVALRVNGELKDLATTVAETDSVEPIAIDSPEGLAILRHSAAHVLAQAVQRINPQANLGIGPPITDGFYYDFGVKEPFTPDDVKAISKEMQRIVREGQRFVRRVVSDDEARAELAAEPFKLELIGLKGGTGSGKEAAEGASVEVGAGELTIYDNVNRDGEVVWKDLCRGPHLPSTRLIGNGWDLTRIAAAYWRGSEKNPQLQRIYGTAWPSKDELRAYQQRLEEAAKRDHRRLGKELDLFSFPEEVGSGLSVWHPRGGIVRQEMEQHALHRHRAAGYSYVYTPHITKKDLFIESNHLVTYAEGMFPPIHMDEERDESGEITKQGVDYYLKPMNCPMHILIYRERARSYRDLPMRLAENGTVYRNELSGALHGLTRVRGFTQDDAHLFVTPEQLEGEVAEVLEFVLSLLRDFGLSEFELELSMRDDEKSKWIGDEAHWAEATDALRRVALASGLKLTEVAGEAAFYGPKIDLKVKDAIGRTWQLSTVQLDFNLPERFHLEFTDRDGTKKRPVMIHRALMGSIERFFAILLEHYAGAFPVWLSPVQVVGIPVAEEYADYLNEVIVKLRREGVRAELDASDDRMQKKIRTHTTQKVPLQLIAGEQDRAGGTVSFRFRDGSQQNGVPIDDAVNRILAAISGRALVNTAEDLA from the coding sequence TTGACTGACGCCACCCTCTCGCCGGACGTTAACTATCCCGCCGACGGATTCGCCCTCTTCCCCGACCGCTCCGTCGTTGCGCTGCGCGTCAACGGCGAGCTGAAGGACCTAGCCACCACCGTCGCCGAGACCGACTCCGTCGAGCCCATCGCGATCGACAGCCCTGAGGGTCTGGCGATCCTGCGCCACTCGGCGGCGCACGTGCTCGCACAAGCCGTGCAGCGGATCAACCCGCAGGCCAACCTCGGGATCGGCCCGCCGATCACCGACGGCTTCTACTACGACTTCGGGGTGAAGGAGCCCTTCACCCCTGACGATGTGAAGGCGATCTCCAAGGAGATGCAGCGCATCGTCCGCGAAGGCCAGCGGTTCGTCCGACGCGTGGTGAGCGACGACGAGGCACGAGCCGAGCTGGCCGCCGAGCCGTTCAAACTCGAACTGATCGGCCTCAAGGGCGGCACGGGCTCGGGCAAGGAGGCCGCCGAGGGCGCCTCCGTCGAGGTCGGCGCGGGCGAGCTGACCATCTACGACAATGTGAACCGCGACGGCGAAGTCGTCTGGAAGGACCTGTGCCGGGGGCCGCACCTGCCGAGCACCCGCCTGATCGGCAATGGCTGGGATCTGACCCGCATCGCCGCCGCGTACTGGCGGGGCAGTGAGAAGAACCCGCAGCTGCAGCGCATCTACGGCACCGCCTGGCCCTCCAAGGATGAGCTTCGCGCGTACCAGCAGCGCCTCGAGGAGGCAGCAAAGCGCGATCACCGCCGCCTCGGCAAGGAGCTGGACCTCTTCTCGTTCCCCGAAGAGGTCGGCTCCGGGCTGTCGGTGTGGCATCCTCGCGGCGGAATCGTCCGGCAGGAGATGGAACAGCACGCCCTGCACCGCCACCGCGCGGCCGGATACAGCTACGTGTACACCCCGCACATCACCAAGAAGGACCTGTTCATCGAGTCGAACCACCTGGTGACGTACGCCGAGGGGATGTTCCCGCCCATCCACATGGATGAGGAGCGCGACGAGAGCGGCGAGATCACCAAGCAGGGCGTCGACTACTACCTGAAGCCGATGAACTGCCCGATGCACATCCTGATCTACCGGGAGCGGGCGCGCAGCTACCGCGACCTGCCGATGCGTCTGGCGGAGAACGGCACGGTCTACCGCAACGAGCTCTCCGGCGCTCTGCACGGTCTGACCCGCGTGCGAGGGTTCACCCAGGACGACGCACACCTGTTCGTGACGCCCGAGCAGCTGGAGGGCGAGGTCGCGGAGGTGCTGGAGTTCGTCCTGTCGCTGCTGCGCGACTTCGGGCTCAGCGAGTTCGAACTCGAGTTGTCGATGCGCGACGACGAGAAGTCGAAATGGATCGGCGACGAGGCGCACTGGGCCGAGGCGACCGACGCGCTGCGCCGCGTCGCGCTCGCCAGCGGGCTGAAGCTCACCGAGGTCGCCGGCGAGGCGGCCTTCTACGGACCCAAGATCGATCTGAAGGTCAAAGACGCGATCGGTCGCACGTGGCAGCTGTCCACCGTGCAACTGGACTTCAACCTTCCGGAGCGGTTCCACCTCGAATTCACGGATCGCGACGGGACCAAGAAGCGGCCGGTGATGATCCACCGTGCGCTGATGGGCTCGATCGAACGGTTCTTCGCGATCCTGCTGGAGCACTACGCCGGCGCATTCCCGGTCTGGCTGTCGCCGGTGCAGGTGGTCGGCATCCCCGTCGCCGAGGAATACGCGGACTACCTCAACGAGGTGATCGTGAAGCTGCGTCGCGAGGGCGTGCGCGCGGAGCTCGACGCCAGCGACGATCGCATGCAGAAGAAGATCCGCACCCACACGACGCAGAAGGTGCCACTCCAGCTGATCGCGGGGGAGCAGGACCGCGCCGGCGGTACCGTGTCCTTCCGATTCCGCGACGGGTCTCAACAGAACGGCGTGCCGATCGATGACGCCGTGAACCGGATCCTGGCTGCGATCTCTGGCCGTGCGCTGGTGAACACCGCGGAGGACCTCGCGTGA
- a CDS encoding type II toxin-antitoxin system PemK/MazF family toxin encodes MTERRGFLSALTRLFRPTPQTRRPLPLPDAALGDRPGQDAATATIEIAPPPKNGLRISYAPDRDGEPDAGEIVWTWVPYTENDGRGKDRPVLIIGRHADDQRVCAVRLTSKSHEGDRDFLSIGAGPWDSQGRPSWVDVEQIYSVHADGMRREASALDRERFARVADALHRRYGWPVDN; translated from the coding sequence GTGACTGAACGACGAGGCTTCCTCAGCGCGCTCACGCGCCTCTTCCGTCCGACGCCGCAGACCCGACGACCGCTGCCACTGCCTGACGCCGCGCTCGGAGACCGACCCGGGCAAGACGCGGCGACCGCGACGATCGAGATCGCACCGCCTCCCAAGAACGGGTTGCGTATCAGCTACGCACCAGATCGCGATGGCGAACCGGATGCGGGCGAGATCGTCTGGACATGGGTGCCGTACACGGAGAACGACGGCCGCGGCAAGGACCGTCCGGTCCTGATCATCGGTCGACACGCCGACGATCAGCGGGTCTGCGCCGTGCGGCTGACGAGCAAGTCTCACGAGGGGGATCGAGACTTCCTCAGCATCGGCGCGGGTCCGTGGGATTCGCAGGGGCGCCCGTCATGGGTCGACGTCGAGCAGATCTACAGCGTCCATGCGGACGGCATGCGTCGCGAGGCATCCGCACTCGATCGCGAGAGGTTCGCCCGCGTCGCGGACGCGCTGCATCGCCGCTACGGCTGGCCGGTGGACAACTGA
- a CDS encoding HNH endonuclease signature motif containing protein, with amino-acid sequence MSSRAIAARERADARLAVLLPELVRVRREVARLAAAEVELLAEAQLVAADWAAEEDPDATSAAEFPFRSVAAEIGAAWRVSDRTVQRRLGEASVLVGEYDQTLGALAAGEISAAHARIIVTAGAVIDRPELRAEFEGSVLAYAKAESASRLAPIARRRAEWFAESTIDDRHRRARAGRRVWVSDLDDAMSEVRAIVPSVIAHGIHDRLTRLARRVQDARDGGDADAVDVTDTARAADATAAADAGEPLLGGWGQDGPDVAGADTRSLDEVRADIFADLLLAADPVAHTGSSGLGAIHATVQITVPVLSLIGDDVADPFELAMLEGRCPIDAQTARVLTADAPGWDRVLTHPISGAVLGVDRYRPSEELRRHLRVRDRHCRFPGCRIPARRCDTDHTLDHAAGGETTAQNLAHLCRRHHTLKHHTAWTVRQHGGGVLEWTSPTGRRYTDTPTSTIAFAPDPECELQPEPAPF; translated from the coding sequence ATGAGTAGCCGCGCGATCGCCGCCAGGGAGCGGGCGGATGCGCGGTTGGCGGTATTGCTGCCGGAGCTGGTGCGGGTGCGGCGGGAGGTGGCGCGGTTGGCGGCGGCGGAGGTGGAGCTGCTGGCCGAGGCGCAGCTGGTCGCGGCGGATTGGGCGGCCGAGGAGGATCCGGATGCGACCAGCGCGGCGGAGTTCCCGTTCCGCTCGGTGGCGGCCGAGATCGGGGCGGCATGGCGGGTCAGTGACCGCACCGTGCAGCGCCGACTCGGGGAGGCTTCGGTCCTGGTCGGCGAGTACGACCAGACGCTCGGGGCGCTGGCGGCCGGGGAGATCTCGGCGGCGCATGCGCGGATCATCGTGACGGCCGGGGCGGTGATCGACCGACCCGAGTTGCGGGCGGAGTTCGAAGGGTCGGTGCTGGCGTACGCGAAGGCGGAGTCCGCGTCCCGGTTGGCTCCGATCGCGCGGCGGCGGGCGGAGTGGTTCGCCGAGTCCACGATCGATGACCGGCACCGGCGTGCCCGGGCGGGGCGGCGCGTGTGGGTGAGTGATCTTGACGATGCGATGTCCGAGGTGCGGGCGATCGTGCCGTCGGTGATCGCGCACGGCATCCACGACCGGCTCACCCGGCTCGCCCGCCGCGTACAGGACGCGCGGGACGGTGGGGATGCGGACGCCGTGGACGTGACCGATACCGCGCGCGCCGCGGACGCGACGGCTGCCGCGGATGCCGGGGAACCTTTACTGGGAGGCTGGGGCCAGGACGGCCCAGACGTTGCAGGGGCCGACACCCGGTCCCTGGATGAGGTGCGGGCGGATATCTTCGCGGACCTACTGCTGGCCGCCGACCCGGTCGCGCACACCGGTTCGAGCGGGCTGGGCGCGATCCACGCCACCGTGCAGATCACCGTGCCGGTGCTGTCGCTGATCGGGGACGATGTCGCGGATCCGTTCGAGCTGGCGATGCTGGAGGGGCGGTGCCCGATTGATGCGCAGACCGCGCGGGTCCTGACCGCGGACGCACCCGGCTGGGACCGGGTCCTGACCCACCCGATCAGCGGGGCGGTGCTCGGGGTGGACCGCTACCGGCCCAGCGAAGAACTGCGCCGGCATCTGCGGGTCCGCGACCGGCACTGCCGGTTCCCAGGCTGTCGGATCCCAGCCCGACGATGCGATACCGATCACACCCTGGACCACGCCGCCGGCGGGGAGACCACCGCGCAGAATCTCGCGCACCTGTGTCGGCGACATCACACCCTGAAACACCACACAGCCTGGACCGTCCGACAACACGGCGGTGGGGTCCTGGAATGGACCAGCCCCACCGGCCGCCGCTACACCGACACCCCGACCAGCACCATCGCCTTCGCACCCGACCCCGAGTGCGAACTCCAGCCTGAACCCGCACCGTTCTGA
- a CDS encoding DNA alkylation repair protein, translating into MSDLADSIRAALRSAADPSRAPGQQAYMKSSMPFLGVRLPDVRRLTRAAAKAAGVATAAGLRDAARELWDSASYREERYAAMALLGVDGASADQAVVPLIEHMVRTGRWWDYTDELSHRLAGLHDREPAVTAELVRRWSTDEDMWVRRIAIISQLGRRDRVDLDVLAEVIQSNLADREFFVRKAIGWALRECARVHPEWVRTYTQTHELSPLSRREALKHL; encoded by the coding sequence GTGAGCGACCTCGCCGACAGCATCCGGGCCGCGCTGAGGTCGGCAGCGGACCCCTCCCGCGCGCCCGGCCAGCAGGCGTACATGAAGTCGTCGATGCCCTTCCTCGGCGTACGGCTACCGGATGTCCGGCGACTCACTCGCGCGGCCGCGAAAGCCGCGGGCGTCGCAACCGCAGCCGGCCTCAGGGATGCCGCCCGCGAACTCTGGGACTCCGCGTCCTACCGGGAGGAACGCTATGCCGCGATGGCGCTGCTCGGTGTGGACGGCGCCTCGGCCGATCAGGCGGTGGTTCCGCTGATCGAGCACATGGTGCGGACGGGGCGCTGGTGGGACTACACCGACGAACTCTCCCACCGCCTCGCCGGCCTTCACGACCGCGAGCCGGCGGTCACGGCCGAGCTCGTGCGGCGTTGGAGCACGGATGAGGACATGTGGGTCCGGCGAATCGCGATCATCTCCCAGCTCGGGAGGCGTGATCGCGTCGACCTCGATGTGCTGGCAGAGGTGATTCAGTCGAATCTCGCCGATCGCGAGTTCTTCGTCAGAAAGGCGATCGGCTGGGCTCTGCGCGAGTGCGCGCGTGTGCATCCGGAGTGGGTGCGCACCTACACCCAGACGCACGAGCTGAGTCCGCTCAGCCGACGTGAAGCGCTCAAGCACCTCTGA